Below is a window of Electrophorus electricus isolate fEleEle1 chromosome 12, fEleEle1.pri, whole genome shotgun sequence DNA.
TCCATAGCTACACGAGGGCCATTTCTGCGATCCACAGACACTAGAAATCTGTTTGAGAAAAATGATCCTGAAAACTAGCACCTTTAATGGAGATTTAAGTTAAGGTATTTCTAAGATGGCATTGCACAGTACTTTGTTTTGGAAAGAGTTACTAACCTGACATCTATGTCAACTTCATCTTGCTTACTCTGACGGATGGCTTCAATGATTGTTTCAACATATCTCGTCTTAGACAGACCTTGACAAAAAGGCAGGGTAAATCGTTATAAATAACAACATGTATCAAAAGGGATGAACTCATTAATGAATGAAGGCTGCATATACCTCATGAGCATTCTGGAGTCTACTCATAAAACCCTAGCTACCTGATTTAGCTTCTTCTCGGGGCGTGCTGCGCAATTCCAGATACTTAACGCCATCTGTAGCAAACTCCCGAACAACATCCTTAGTAACCTGTTGAAGTAAAAGATAGCTCACCAAATCTTTCACCAGGCTTCAACTCTGAACGTCAAAGCAAGAAAGATTTACTTACTTACCATTAGGATATCCTCCTCTGAGTCAACAAGTTGATGAATCACTTTGAACATCTGGAAGCATCTGTGACAGAGGACAAGCAACACCAGCAGTATTGTCTTATTTAGTGCATTATTTGTCTGCTCAGAATTTCAGTTGCTCACTTAATGTTTTTCTGCCTGTATTAGAATTCAGTTTTCTCTCAAACATTTGCTCTTATTGTTAGAATGATGGAGTGAACATCTTTTACAATCCATGACGACATATGTGGATTGGAtccacacactttttttttctgaccccTAGATTTAAAAGAACTGAGACTCTATACTAATATAATTGTATTTGCTGCCGTTAGCTGGTGTTGGTGAAAGTACGTACTCTTCCAGGGTTCGTCGCTGGCCGCTGCTAATGGCAGTCATACTGTGCTCGATGTTGAGATGCGGCTTGCGAGCAATGAGCTTCTTCATAGTTGCAAAGCTGACAGAGCCATTGAGATGCGCATGGAGTTCCTATAAGTCAAAAATAATTATCAGCCACGCTGCTAAATCTTAATCGTTTCATTAATTAGCTACTCCATAAACTAGCTAAATGTGTGGCTTGACCTGAGCCATTCATTTTCATCTTGATtggcagctagctagctacctgtcTAACTAAATTAGATAGCCAATCTGCAACTTACTTCAAGCAGCAAAgattagctaggttagctaacctagcttgtATTCGCTAAGGTCACTTACCGCTTTAGGCAAATGTCGGTAGAAGGTATCGGCGTCGGTCTCCATTCCTGCTcctatgttttgttgttgctgttattgttactgtttgtgTTACCCGAGTGTCACGTTCGCTGTTCCTTCTGCACACTCAGTCCAACCTTCATGGGACTTTTACTCCGCGCTGAGTTTTATAAGGAGAAAGGATGAAGACTGGATCACCAGAGTGCTCGCCATATATACCCAGTTTTTACCCCAAAAGCAGAATAGAATTgcatttgtaaaattaaattaaaaacattttagactATTGACAAGTTTATATAAGTCTATAAAGCACATGGCCTAATTTTAGCTAGATACTGAACATAACCTCTTACTTTACACACTCACTTCCCACTTCTAGAACAGAGTAACTAATGATAGGGAACTCCTGACCATCTATCGGTCAGGAGGAGGAACTGCACACTACATTCAGTCGTTTTTCTTTTCCCATAAATAAATCTTGAGGAACACTTGTTGGCTTTCCGCCGCTGAACTCGACTAGCTTGCTGGATTTATTTTCCAAACAGATATAACACGGATCGTTTTACAAGCTGCGCCAGAATTCCAGCATTCAAACTCTTCCGAAAAAAACgatttttgttcattattgcccacctttatttatttgtccGTAATGGTGCATTCAACAGATACATTTCTAACtgatattattaaaaaacaacaaagaaattaattatacacatacaaaaatgtaactaaaaatGTAAGCTCATTTTAACATCTGGAAACAAGTTTGCATAGGTTACTGGCAGATTAAAGGCTACATCAGGACATACttcaataaacagaaaacagattacaagtgaaggaaaaaaaatcattaagtAGCCTATGTACCTATGATCATTATCAATTGATCAACTGaaacaacaaaattacaatGGCTCAGTTTCAGAACTCTTATAGCAAACATTTGATCTCATTTTGAGTGAGCCACACAGTACTTAATCAATTACAGCATCTTTTACATGTATTAAAGCCATTACCACTAACCCTGAGACTAAGGGATCAAATTATTTTGCAAGGAATGTGTTGTTTCAGAATCTGTTTTTATGCTTAAGCaaattattgatcaggaaagtTAAGAAACATCTGATCCTAgatcctctctctcaccctaaaGCTTTGTGTACATGGGTTTAGTTCACATGACATCACACTTTTCAGTTGACTGTTTGAGATCTTCAAGAGTGGTCTGGGCTTTGTCTTTCAGCTCGTCAAtatcaatattttgaatgttgGTCAGCTGACCCAGGAAAGAGTCCTggttctcctcctcctcgttGTCCTCAGCGATCATCTTAGCCAGCTCCAAAGGGAGCTCCACGTCTTTGCCTGCCACCTCAATCTGAGTTTTATCTATCATGCTCTTGGGGTGGAGAAACCCACGCAGGTGGGTGAAGGACAGAGTTAGCATCATACAGGGAAAAGATTatgatatacacatatataaggCCAAAAGTGAGGCAATTTCAGCATGTCACTCTTAATCTGGGTTGGTGTGAGCTACCTTGTGTTATGTAGTGCTACCTACCTTTGGCAGCCTATATTTATCCCTAAGGTGGGTCCTAACTGTGGCTCTCTCTGCCTTCTTCTGAACAAAGTTGGCATCTCGCTCCATCCTAAGTGAACATGATGTGTTTCATAGAGTTAACAGCTGGAATGCCTTGTATTCTGAGGTGGCACCAAAAAGTAAATGCCACAAATAAATTTTTTGTTTCCTGTAATTCTGACATTTTAAGCATATTTTTCTGTCATTCAGTGTGGAGCAAATGCAATCCGAGAAAACATAGTGTGACTCGATCCAGAAAATGCATGTGAAGGAAAGAAAGCTGTTTGGGTATTTCTGGAAAGAAGTCATAGCTGAAGTCAGGTCTAAACATGGTCACAGAGGGCAATGTGGCTGTATTGATTGAAACTAAGGCGAACTGTAAATGAAAACCACCTTTCCAGAAGCCTCCTTATATTACATATGATTCTATTTTTGCATCGTATACCGAAAAAGATGTGCCAGACCcgcaaaatgtattattttgtttaaagttCCAGTTATTTTAAGTTATAGGTGTCGGCTACACGTTAACAATTAACTCTATACAGTTGTTTTTatgcattctttaaaaacagcaaactttaaaaatgcCCCGTCATTGAATGAATGTCCTTAAATGAAGATGAATGTCTTTAAGTGTTAGCTACCTACCTGTGATCCCAGTGCGCACCCAAAGTATTGAGGTCTCCCGCGTGTTTCTCGACATTTTCTCTCCAGAAACCTAAAGTAAATACGGGCAAAATTACACTTACTTTTCCTCGGCCAGCTGTTGTTGATATTGAACGAACTCTTCCTGCGTCATCCCTTTTGCTCCTGCCACGGACTTCTCATCTTCGGGTTTTTCCTCCGCAAGACCGCCACTGATATCCTTAAACTTCTCCCCTAATACGTGTTTCACTATGAACGCCATCGTTCCTCTTACGTTAAGCAAGTCTTCACTTTGCAACCAAGAAATCGGAAAACTTCGTTAACTGTAGTTTTGGTCTGCACTGTAATGAATCAACTGAGTAAGACAGAATAAGCGtccttccttttttctttatgCAGGCTTCCGAGAGCTACGTTTTCAGCACCGGATTCTTATGGACAGCTCCTGCTCAGCGCAAGTAAGTATGCTGCTCGTTTACTGCTCGTTTCCCTCTTTATATGAATCAAAGGTGTGCTATTCAGTTACACATGACGCCGCTACCACCGTCGCACCTCGTGACTTTGACTTTGCGCTTCCCTTAACAGATTAGTTTT
It encodes the following:
- the cplx3a gene encoding complexin-3a gives rise to the protein MAFIVKHVLGEKFKDISGGLAEEKPEDEKSVAGAKGMTQEEFVQYQQQLAEEKMERDANFVQKKAERATVRTHLRDKYRLPKSMIDKTQIEVAGKDVELPLELAKMIAEDNEEEENQDSFLGQLTNIQNIDIDELKDKAQTTLEDLKQSTEKCDVM